The genomic interval CTGGCCTGGATTGGCGGCCAGCTCGATCGCATGCGGGTCGATATTTGCGGCTTTCAGGAGGTGTTTCATCGGGGGGCGCTCAAAGAAGCCCTCCACCGCAGCGAGTACCACCAGCAGCACGAGATCGTTATGGCGGAAGGGTTTGGCCGGGGGCCGGGGGTGGCGCTGGCGACGGGGTTTCCGGTGTTGGGGCAGCGGGTGTACGACGAGTTTCCAGCCGAGAGCCTTTTAGATTTAGAAGGGGCTGAGATTCCGGTGCGGCGATTTTCCCATCCGGTGCTGGCGGTGGATCTGGCCCTGAGCGAGGCGATTCAGTGCACGGTATTTGTGGTGCACCTGAAGTCGAAACGGCCGATGATGGCCAACGGGGTAGACCGCAGCGACCCGATTGAAATTGCCAAGGGCCACGCCCGAGCGCTGATTCGCCGCACCGCCGAGGCCACCGCCCTCAGGTTTCTGCTGATGGAGGGACTGCGCGATCGCAACTACCCCGTCATCGTCGTCGGCGACGTCAACGACAACCACACCGCGGTCACCACCCAAATTGTGGCGGGCACCCCGCCCTGGGAATGCTGGCCCTACCGCAAAAAAGCGCCGGTGTGGGACGTGCTGCTGTACCAGGTCAAAGACATTCAGGCCCGCCTGGGCTACGGCGACCACTACTACACCCACATCCACAACGGCCACTACGACAGCCTCGACCACATCATGGTGAGCGAAGAATTTTCGGCCCAAAACCGCGATCGCATTGGCCGGGTCACCTACGTATCGGTATTCAACGACCACCTGTTCGATCAGACCCTGCTGGAGGACAATATCGAACCCTGGCAGTCCGACCACGGCCAGGTGGTGGCCACCATTGAACTCAACCCGCCCCTGTCGAGCCGGCCCCAGCTGGTGGAGCGCCTTAGCTCAGAGCGTCATGGGCCAGAGCGTCCTGGGCCAGAGCGCCCTGGACCATGACCACCCCGGTTGATCCCCTGACCCTGGTTCAGGGCCTGGTGCTGGCGATCAGCTACCTGAGTTTGGCTCTGGGCTACGTGCCGGGATTGCGTATGAACCGCGCCACCATCGCCCTGGTCAGCGCGGCGGTGCTGGTGACCCTGGGCACGCTGCCCCTGGACGCCGCCTGGGCCGCGATCGACGCCAACACCATCGTGTTTTTGCTCAGCATGATGGTGGTCAATGCCTACCTCTCCTACGCCGGTTTCTTTCAATTGGCCCT from Leptolyngbya sp. KIOST-1 carries:
- a CDS encoding endonuclease/exonuclease/phosphatase family protein, whose product is MERNQFRVGTFNLNNLMLPDREFYPGEAHSQADYLKKLAWIGGQLDRMRVDICGFQEVFHRGALKEALHRSEYHQQHEIVMAEGFGRGPGVALATGFPVLGQRVYDEFPAESLLDLEGAEIPVRRFSHPVLAVDLALSEAIQCTVFVVHLKSKRPMMANGVDRSDPIEIAKGHARALIRRTAEATALRFLLMEGLRDRNYPVIVVGDVNDNHTAVTTQIVAGTPPWECWPYRKKAPVWDVLLYQVKDIQARLGYGDHYYTHIHNGHYDSLDHIMVSEEFSAQNRDRIGRVTYVSVFNDHLFDQTLLEDNIEPWQSDHGQVVATIELNPPLSSRPQLVERLSSERHGPERPGPERPGP